The Vitis vinifera cultivar Pinot Noir 40024 chromosome 3, ASM3070453v1 region CAGAGAAGGCTTGCAaggtggaagagacaatacctGTCCAAGGAAAGGGGCTGGGGTGTAGGGGGGAGGGTTTAAGGTTCGATGTGGTTGACTCTTATCAAAAGCATCTTGTCAAGCCTACCCATTTATTTCATGGATCTTTTTGTTATTCCAAAAGGGGTatcatatattagaaaaaaaattcaaagggactttcGTAGGAAGGAGGGTCTCTTGAAAATAAGCCTCACTTAGTGAATTAGATCAAAGTTGGAAGGAGGGTTGGGCATTTAGAATCTTCCTATTTTGAACAAAGCTCTCTTAGGCAAGTAGAGTTGGAGGTTCACGTCAAAAGGGAAGTCCTTACGGAAGCAGGTAATCATAGGTAAGTACGGGGTAGAAAAAGGGGGTTGGTGCTTTTTGGAGGCAAGAGAGGGTTATTGCATGGGATTGTGGAAGGCTATAAGGAGAGGGTGGGATGCCTTCAAAAGTAAGATTTCTTATTTTGTGGGCAATGAAAGAAGGGTTATATTTTCGAAGGACATTTGGTATGAGGACATCCCTTTGAGGACCTCTTTCCCATCTTTGTTCACTATGCCATCTCAAAGGATGCTTGGATTTGTGATGCTTAGGAGCAGGCTAATAGTGGGGGTTTTTGAAACCCTTATTTCTTCAGGAATTTCCAAGACTTGGAATTTGATTGTATTGAAGCTCTTCTTTTGTGTTTGCAAGGTAAATCAATGACCACGGAGGTAGATAACAAGGCAATGTGGATGGCCACTAAGGGAGGCAAGTTTTGAGTTTCTTTTGATAAATAAgcaaaagaaatatattatGAAGAGGCGCTAAAATAGCGACCCAAAGATGTACAGTATAGAGACACTCACCCCCTAACAACTGGACCCAAAAcaacaagaaaaccaaaaaccttctctctcaccgagaacccacccaatcaataaaatctattaaggtcgaaggaccaccttttataaacaatttggtttccgaccacagtaaatacacaaaagagGCTTTCAGCCTTTGGATGGACAACACACTATCTTCAAATGCAATTTTACTCCTTGCCGTCCAAACGGACCAAAACAAACATAATGGACCTGCTTGCCACATAGCCTCACGctttttacccacaaaggaCCCCTTTCACCCTAAGAGGGTTTCCCGAAGAGGGAAACACCCAAGACACTCCAAACAATGAAAAGAGCAACATCCACACTTCCCTTGTCTTTTCACAATGGAGAAGGAGGTGATCAATAGACTCCTCAAACGTTTggcaaaaaaaacatttattagcTAAAGCCCAACCCCTCTTCTGAATTCGGTCCAAGGTTAGGACTTTTCCCCACACaacctcccaagcaaagaaacttaATTTAGGTTGCATACAAGAATTCCATATAATCTTCGAAGAGAGACAAGTTTTTAGTTAAATCTTTATATTATGAGATGATTCGGATTCTTTCCTAACAACATTTATTTGGAATTTCTAGGCTCTAGTAAAAGTGAGCTTTTTGTTTAGGAAGCAACTTGGAAAAGGTTTCTAACTATGAACAACTTGAAGAGGAGAGGATGAACGTTGGTGAACAGATGTTTTATGTGCAAAGGCAAGGAGGAATCTTGCAATCAGATCCTTTTTTATTGCTTAAAGGCAAGTTTGCTATGGTAGTTGGTCTTCACCTTGTTTGGAGTTGTTGGGGTGTTGGATTCCTTAGTTAAAACAATGCTTATAAGTTAGCAAGGTCGTTTCATTGGAAATAGCAGAAAGAAGGTGTGGAATGTCGTTCCTCTTCGTTTGTTCTGAACTATttggaaagagaaataaaaaggtttttgaaaatttgagctatcgttaaagttctattttttgTGTAACTTTTTAGAATGGATCAAAGGAGGTTTAAGGGTTGAGTCCTTGTCTATGATTGATTTCATCAATTACTTAGACTGCTAGTAAGGGGAGTGTCTTCTTGTTTTTTGCTTTAGAGCGCACTTGAATACCTCCTGTCTACCCTATGTAGCCTTTTTTTGGCTCTGTAAACTATTACTCTCTTGactattaaaatatatatatatatatatatatgatcaatttttattGGACCTAAACATTTATAGATTCTCTTGCATTTGTAAAGTTACATTCATctttttgttgttaaaaactttCAAACACATTCATACAGTAAATAGATGCATATTAGTCTTTTTATTATAGGTCATCCCATGTGAAGTATACTCATTTCACATGAGTCTTACTTAAGAGTTGTACCAAGCTATTAAATAGTTATACCTTAAGATGATGGGAAATGTCTTCATGGTCACATTTTtcatttacaaatattttatcaGAACAAGGAAAAGGGATAGGACAAAAAATTCCCATGTGCTTAGTCTAAGtacaaaaggaaaggaaattttaaatttgagggcaaacaaaaattcaacaaaGAATGGATTCTCCCAAACAACATCACAccctttaaataaataatcctCTTGGTACAATATGCTTCAATTTCATAATTTGGACCCGACATCTTAAAAAATTCTATACTTCCTCTCTTACCAAAGAGCAACAACCATAAAGTGGAGTCCCAAGACCTAAATAGGCTAAGGAAGGGAACTGCAATTCTAAATATTTCCACAGGGCAGCAAATtcaagaagaatgaagaagtaTATCAAGTTTTTGGAGAATAAGGAAGCATTGGTGCTTGATAAACAAAACAATATCTTTGAAGAGATCTTGAGTTTCTTTATGCAACTTTATAGTAGGCCTAGGGAGTGCCCTTAGAGGTTGGAAGGATCGGTCTAGAATCTTTGTACTGAGTGCTAGGTGGTTAGAATAACCCTTCATGGAAGAGTCTATGAAGCAATTTTACAGATGGATAAGGCAAACATTCCCAATCCTGATGGCTTCACCACAGCTTTGTACCAAGATTGTTTGGAACACTAATAAGGAGGATCCACTGAAAGTCTTTTTGGAATTCTATGATGTAGGATCATGAAAAAAAAGGTGTTAGTGTCACAATCATTGCTATGATGCCTACAAGGAGTCAAATTCTAGACCAACTAGTTTGGTAACTAGCCCCTACAACATCATAGCTAATGTGCATCCCCTTAACATGCACAAGGTATTAAGTGAGATTATTCATTTTTCTCTGAGAACCTTTAGGACTAAGTTTGCCTACCAAAGAGAGAAGGGAATTTAGGTATAGGAAGGATTGCCTTCCAAAATAGAACTTTATAAGGGAAGTGGTGGTGGAGATTCTCAAGAGAAAATAGTGTTTTATTATATAAGGTTATTTTGAGTAACATATGGGTCATAGCCCAATAGGTGGGATGCCAAAATTGTTGCCAAGTGATCCAATTGATTCCCTGAGAAAGCTATTTTTCCCTAATTTTTCTCATCTGTCTCTTTTCTCTATTCAGATGGctcaaaaatctatttttgggAAGATATTTGGTGAGACAAGCAAGTTCTTATtgtttaatttccaaatttcatcAGAATTGTGAGAACGAGagattcttttatttcttctatcTAAAACTCTGCCTTCTGTCCTTCatggaatttcaatttttgttataACTTTTAGCTAGCATGTCTCATGTCCTTAGCACTCCATGTATATATTTTACCTATTTTTCTAGATATGAAAGTTGGACCTATGACTACCTTAGGCATTTTCTGAGCCAATTCTTTTTGCAGAACTCTGTCTGTTCAGTTAATTTATCCTTTTCCTTCCAGtcaatttcattttgaatttaaaatcccCTTCCATGGTTATAGCCATTCGCATGGTTTGTGGCTAATAAAAGAGTTAATATCGGTAACATGCTTCAAAAGTGGAAGTCTTTCAAAGCTCATTGTCCTGATCATTGTATCATGTGCTTGGCTAGCAGAAAAACAGTTGGTCATCTTTCTTTTTACAGCACTCACAAACTTTGGGACAGGTTGAAGCAGTTTTGACTTGCTGGGATTGACAGATCCTCCCACAGGGCTACAAGTGTGACAGAGATGATGAGTACATTCTTAATGTGATGTAGCTCATAGTGATTTGCACTATTTGGCAAGAGATAACTAAAAAGATTTTTGAGGACAAGGACATCTATGGAGGTTCTTTGACACGGTTTATTTCCTACTTCCATATGTACCACCGTCATAGATGCATTTGAGAATCACATATGTAGATCCAAGAAGTTAAGGAAGGAGACCCAACCTAAGTGGTTTCCACCTCTAATGAGCCatataaaatttacttttaatggTTATGCATTGGGTAACCCAAGATAACACGAGGTGGGAGGAGTGTTTAGAGATCATTGTGGTACAGTGCTTAATTTTCCAAGCCAATGAGAGAGGGTGTAACTATTGAGGCAGAGATTCAAGCTCTTTTAGAAAGTTTATTATAGGATAAAGCTATCAGAATTTGACTTATGGATTAAGGGAGACTCCAGTATTGTCATTTACCGGGTGTCCAAGAGGAAACAAGTCCATGAAAATTTGATATGGGGATCCATCAAATTGCTACTGTTGtgaacaacttgaaaattttcccCCTTAGGGTTCCCATGTTGTTGATCAAAACGCAAATCATTTAGCTAAGTGAAGGGTTAAACACTTAGTATCCTTTGTTGGGGAATTTTTACCCTATAGATAGATATGTAGCATGGTCTTcagttgcaatttttttttttttttttataagtaaaagtAATCGTATTAAGAAAGCCAAAAGAAGTACCACCTTACTTACAAGGctaaaaagtcaaaaaagagaaagaaaacacaaaaagcaCCACCTTACTTACAccctaaccaatcaatgaaatcaagtAAAGACCATGAACTAGAGCCTACATTGACTCTGACCAAATCCAAAACATGTACAAAAAGGACTAGGACTGTAAAATAGCTTGGTCTATTAGTTCGGTGTCTTCAAAAGCTCTTCCACTTCTCTTCATCCATAAGGTCCAGAATAAACACAATAGGGCTGCATTCCatgcttttttccttttcttcccaacaAAAGAACATGCAAACTAAGTAAGGAGTCCTTGATAGAAAAGGACATGACCCACTgaacaccaaaaagagcaaaaatgAGCTGCCAAATCATGGTTGCCTTGGGACAGTGAAGAAGTAAATGGTTTGCTGATCCCTCTTCAGCTTTACATAGAAAGCACCTACTTGGTAAAAACCAACCCCTCCTTTTTAGTTGATCCATAGTTAGAATTCTTCCCCaaaaagcttcccaagcaaaaaagctaacCTTCTTTGGTACTCAAGGATTCCAAACAATGCTTGAAGGGAACTATCTAGCATTGTAAGGAGCTAGGGAGGAGTAAAAGGACTTGACAGTAAAGAGGCCTTTCTTTGATATCCACCAATTCATGACATCCTCATCATCCCTTCTAAGCACTTGTCCATTTAATCTTCTAAACAGAGTTTCCACCTCTCTCATTTCCCAATCATTGTTGTGTCTTGTGAAGTTTCCAATGACCCACTTGCCCTATCCCATCCCACAACTGGGCAACCCAAGCTTCTCTAGAGGAGGCTAACAAGTACAAGCTTGGAAAATCCTCTTTCAAGCTTTAGTTGCACTTTGATTTGGTTTCATTTCTAAAATGTCCAATTTGTTTTGTTAACATTTAAAGGTATAAATATATTCTTCAATTTTGATAAGCTTTTTATAAATCTTGAAAGGGTTTCTCATTCTTCACTGTTTGTACCAAGTTCGTTGCAACGAATTCCCTCgtttctataaataaataaaaggatacATAAAAATTGAACAAGGCACTGCCCTCCACACCCAATTCACTTATTTGTAGCTCAAACCACAAAGCTTTTGGTAATTTAAAACAAGGAGATCACCTtagagaaaaaggaaggaaaaagagatcgttttttttttttttttttttttcgataagtAAACACACATATATTAGCAAAAGGCAAAGCGCCGcatagcatacagggagtatacgagGCAACGAAGGCCTCACAACAAAAAGatcaaaaaacaacaaaaacccaTCAACCCTTAACTGGAGGCTATCTACTCcaggaaacctataagggaacGAGCTCCGCACCATtatacaattttgcccacccccacatattacaaacaaaagaatactTTACTTTCTGTATAGctaactcccccccccccccccccttaatgctaatctattcttttccttccacaccgtccaaaaaataaataacggtatggatctccaaattttcttcctcttttacccacaaaagaacccttcCAGCTGATAACcgcctcctttacagtttctggaaagacccactagGCTCCAAACAGACTAAGAACCATCCCCCACAACACactagccactgtacaatgaataagaagaTGATTAACACTTTCCTCATCACTACCACATAAATAACACCGATTAGGAATCTGccatcctctcttttgaagcCTATCCATAGTAAGAAccctcccccaagtagcttcccacgcaaaaaaCGCTAGCTTGGAAGGAACgttctccacccaaatgcccttttTGGGAAACAAAGGGGTACTATGGCTGGTCAACAGCCCATACGCTTCCTTGACGTCAAACTTCCCATTTTTCCCCCCTTCCATAAGGCCAAGTCCTCCTCCAAGGTAATTCTTTGACTCCTTAGGATTTGAAGCAATTCGTCAACCAAGGTCAGCtcccaaaaggaaaaagagatcGTTAAAGCCCAAAGGTTTAAAATGATTATACAACAAACAAAATGATTATCCCCTCACTCAGGCACTTTCTTTCACATGATACATCTATGCAATATCAACAAATTTCAACTATTTAAGAGTCCATTTAAATACactttccattttttgtttttaaaagtaaaaataataataacttttatataaaatatacgaGCTCTTGGAGGTTTACATTGCAAAAggtaatggtttttaaaaactttttaaaaaaattgaggtattcaaaatttttacaacctcaaatttaaaaattttttaaagtaatttttaaagacaCAAggtaagaaattaaaaataaaacagatattttttttttaaagaattaaaaacttgaaaactTTATATAAACTTTTTGATATAAGTGTTcctaataaaaatgatttaagtagaaactttgaaaattataaataagacTCAAATACCCAACTAATACTACTAAACTTGAAACTAAATAACTTAAATAAgcaaatatttcttttcattccattttcttccttttcttcattttcttgaataGATTTGGGAGATTCATCTCCATCAAAAAACTAACACTTTCTAACGCCTACTTATAAAAATATCTAATAGTAGTAATGTTCCATGTCATCTCTCCCTCCCTCGACATATTATCACTTATTTGTCCTTCCTTATCCACTATAATCGCAcccaaaagaggaaaaaaaaggaaacttcTCTTCTAGATACAAGTTCCCACactaataataatcataaaatgtTAATATGTTATGACTAATTGTACCAAATTAGTGACCATTGTCAACATTAAGAATTTTTGGCTCGGTTTTTACAACTTGTTACAACTTGCACACTTACTTCTTTTGGGAACATCCCAATTTCCCTTATCTTGTTACTGTGCTTTGAATTGAATAATGGTGGTGTTCCTTCATTTCAATTAATGAATATGAACTCCAATCCACCTTTTCTTCCTTGGGTCTTTGCATTTACTAGGTTTGTGTCCCTTTCCATATTTTGAGTAATGTTATccttatcagaaaaaaaaagctTCAATCGCCTAGATTGGATATCCAACAGACAAGAATTGTCCTGATTAATGAGTGTCTCAATCCACATCTATACTCTATACTCTTTCTTCTTTAAATCCATATGCCCATCTTATAAACCTAGAACCTTACAACCAACTCTAAACTTATACCAGCAAGATCCTAGAACATTCTGGAACTGATTCTTTCTAACATCAATCACCTGTCACCATTTGCAGTAAGAAGCATAGATGCGATAATAGgtagatatttatttatttattcatttattttttatcacaaacaaaatatatattgataatagtAGAGTTGAGGAGAAGAATGATTCCCACAAAGTACAAAACCTGATCAAAGAAAGACTATACTCCTCCACTGTACAAGAAGAAGTACTAATAAAAGCATGTACATGTACAAGGTAGATATTAATATTTGTAAGGAAAATAGTTCCACATTGATATTCTAGTAAAATTATGATTTCGTGACCAATTGTAAATGAACTGAAGCAAGTGTGAAAAAATATTCAATCATAGAAATGCCATAAGGAGGGGCATTGAAGTTCcagaaaaaatgactttttttttttttttttggaaatgaaGCAGCAGTCGTAGCACCAAAGAACAAAATAATGTAAGATCCATGTTtgaaggagaaaggaaaaactAACCACAGATTGATACGGCGCTGTTCTATTTTCTTCTCTGGCACACATCTCTTGATTGCCTCCATTTGCCAGTGTGCCACCTTGTGCAGCTCCAGGACCTTTATTTTTTGCAGCAGCAACCTTTCTAACAGCCTCTTGTAAAGCATCCATTGCCACATTATAAACATGTATGGATTTTGCCCCTTCTTCTACATATTTGATTGCTTCCTGACGTAGACTGTTATAACGAACAGTTAAAGACTCCCTAGAATTGCTTGGCAATTCAGAAGCTTGTTCATCCAACACAGCTCCACTCTTGGCATTTCTTGTCCATCGTTTCAAAATATATTGAGAAGGAAGCGTAAGAACATTTTTTGCTCTGAAAACTGCCAAAATGTGCCTACAAATAATACCTGAAAATTCAAACATTTGACAGCTACAACTAGCCTTCATCTCGAAAGCATTGAACCTAACAGAGTGTGCCTTGTGATCATCCCCAAATTTGGAAACTCGATATGTGGTGACAGTTCCAGAATCATCAATTTTAGTTGCAGGATTAGCAAGGGTCTCAACCAATTCTGCTTggaattttatgaatattttccTTGTGTAAAGGTTTGCAGCTTGTTTTTCCATAGGAGATGGTGTCTTCAGAACTGGAGTAGTGTTGCTCGTATCATAATCAGCCTTTAATTCCTTTTCATGCCAACTTGCTACAGCTTTCTCATATTGTTTGATCAACATCTGAATGGTGGTTGCCGCATTCACATACCCATCAAAGAATGAGCTCATACCCTCATTTCCTTTGTTTGCATGCATCTCCCCAAAAAAGGTATCTCGCATGTAGACTGGTACCCACTGCTGGCGAGCATTGTACATTGACTGAAGCCATTCATTATCCATAAGGTAGTATCTTTCCAGGAGCGATTCCCAACATGACTCAAACTCATCGATTGTCTCAGTCTCATTAATGCATTTCTGAAACTCTGGTTCAAATGTAGGATGCGATTGATAAATGTGAGCCAATTTCTCTTGTGTTTCTCTAAAGATCCCCCACTTAGAGAAGCGATGACGGGTCTCAGGAAGCACTTGAGAAACAGCCACCTGTATGAACCGGTCTGGGTCGGTGGTGATTGAGACGGGGGCACGTCCAGACATTGCATTAAGCCAAGATTGGAACAACCAAACAAATGAGGATTCAGATTCATTGAAAAGTAATGCACAGCCAAACAAAACTGGCTGGCCATGATGATTCAGCCCTGTGAATGCAGTCAATGGTACCCTGTATCGGTTTGTTCTGCATGTTGTGTCAAAGGTAACTGCATCTCCAAAATAGTTATAGTTCATCCTGGAAGTTGCATCAGCCCAAAATATATTTCCAGCAGAATGATCATTATCACCTTGAACTGCATAATAGAAAGAAGGATTTTCCGCCTGCATTCGCTTCAAATAGTCCAACACAATCTGACCCCCTCCACTGAGGGTCCTCTGCCTGCTGGCACTCATGTGAATCTCACAATCAACTgtagagaaaatgagagaaaataaaaaataggaaaacaaaataGTGAATCCCAAGAAGTCATTGGATAACACTATCATGACCCACTTGAATCAGGACTCATCACCCGACCAAATACACCCATATTTTTAGGTGCAATGCAGACTATCCATTTGGACAAGTAATTGTGCTCTTTCTCAGAGGGGGAAAAAAGTAGCTAAATTATTAACAACATGGCAATCTTAGTATATGCCCAGCATTATCAATGTCAAGTTAACAAAACAACTATCACTTTAAGATGAAGGATTGGCTACCATACATGGTCTGATGATACAGGCAGGAACCGAGAAGAGCATGATAAGATGTTTACATAATCGAACCCAAATCCAAAGGGGAGGCTTGATGGGTAACCAACCATCTGGGTGCTACCGTGCAACCCTAGAAAATTTCCCATTATAACAAATGGCATGAAGGAGCTGGAGTTGATCCAGAACCCGTCATCATTACCATCAATCATCAAAACACAAGAAcacaaacacaaaaaatattcCTACCCAGAAATCAAAGAATGAGAAACTACACAAAAACACAGAAATATTCCTACCCAAGAATCAAAAAATGGGAAACTGAAAAGGGCTAGtttgttttgaagaaaaagaaaaaaaaaaacctaacctCGAAGACTGAATATGAAATGAAAGAGCTCGTAGACCGGAGTAGTAAAGGGCAATTCCTTGCctctcctcttcttcttcctataCTTCTCCACTTCCAATCACACACCCAGAACCAAGCTTCACTGTATAATACCCTGTTTTGGGTTTTCaaaattctacattttccttcCTCCACTCTTCTCTAAAATTCAATACCATTCTTGGTTTGTTTCACCAAAATCTAACCCTAcatgaaataatttttgttaaattattttattcacaacagcccaaaaaaaaaaaatttcttcttttttagattagacctaaaaaaataaaaaataaaataaacttcccTTTTGAAGAGAAAGGATTTTCAAcatgtttaaattattatttattatgacCATTTTTCGACacccaaattttttttgaaaaataaaataaaaatgaatcatAATATCATCTATACATAGAAGAAaccaaaatttgaataaaagtaaattttaattttgatcataattattttattttattttatttctagaaaacaattcaATTATTACTAATTGTTATAATTTATGGTGAAAAACagttacataaaaaataatttgaaaagaagCCCATACACCAAATAGgcaaaataaacaatattttatactgaaaataataataaaagataaaataataatattttataatactgAATAAAGGGTTTGAGGATAAAATCAAAGAGATTGAACAAAATGTTGCATAATTTACAAATCTTTACTTGCATGCTCTTTCCTTCCTAGACTTGACATCTATTGATAGGAGTAAAAGGAAATTTAATAAAGTCCAAGGTCTCCTCTTATTCCTTCTATAGAACCTTCGTTGAATGTGATCTCTCACTGATCAGACGATCAAGTGGCAGACATGGTCAAGTAAAGAAACCAATGATTTTAAACAATGTAGATAAGTTCTCACATCCTTTGACAAGTGACTAATCTGCTTTCAAGACAGACAGTTGTCAGCAGCCAAAGCAAACGTACGACCAAGCTGCGCTACATCCTTTATAgtcagaaaaatgatatttcttgTGGAAAACTCTATCAACTTATGCAATAAAGAGTAGAAAACTGTCTGGGATGGTTTTAGTGCTCTTTCATCATGTCTTAAGCATATGACTAGCATTGCTTCTGTTACCTTATCAAGAGCTAATCAATCTGGAGATTTAGTGTAATTATGATCTTAAACTGAGTTGGTGGATGAAGAAATCAAGTCCATAAAAGAGAAATTCAGTTATACACCCATGACCCATCCTTTGTTAGTCATGTTGCCTCAGCAGGATGCTGAACACCTGCAATTTATTTGCATGTTTCATTGATACTTTGAGTAAATGACTGGCATCATGAAGGATAAATCTCAGAGCCAGAGGCAATAAGTAACCCATATGTGCTTATCCCATGGCATTAGATTCCAGCAAATGCTTTCTTGGTCCCTCACTCAACCCTCTTCTCCCCACCTTAACCATTATTACATCCACATAACCACGTTATTCTCTATTTGTAAAACTTAAGCAAAGTATCTACCCTAAAGAATATGTTGGAGGAGCCCTTTTTCATTACTCAAAGACAAGCCAAACTTGCCACCCCCTTCCACTTTATATAAGCTACAGCCATCTCCACCCATACTCCAAGATAGGGCCAGCAAAGAGATCGGAAAAAGGAACCCACCAATGAGGATAGAGGTTTCTCACCCAATCCACCCCCAACACAAGCTAAAGCCTGAATACACAGAGATCCCTTTCAACTGTGATGGATGCAAAGAAGCAGGTATTGGCCTCAAACACAGATGCCAGCAATGTGAGTTTGACTTACACAAGTCATGTGCAGTGGCTCCTCCCACCATTACTCATCCCTTCTACAAGAAATGTGAGTTCCAATTCTTACACCAACCCCCCGGGGCAGCTTTGAGAATATGTGATGCATGTGGGAAGGATGTTCTAGGGTTTGTTTACCACTGCAAGAGATGTGGCTTTGATCTGCATCCTTGCTGTGCAAATCTTCCACAAGTCCTAAATGATGGGGAAAGAAACCTTTATCTGTGTCTCAAGCTTTCAAATTCATGCTACTGCTGTGGGGGCAAAGGGCCAGGTTGGTCTTATAGGTCCAAGTGCAAGACCTATAATCTTCATGTATCATGTGTGAAGAAGCTGCTTCTGGAGAATTGGCAGGCCATGCATCTGAAAGTGGACAGTAACAAAGTTAGGGAGTTGCAGACTAGGATCCCCAGCCTTGGAGGAACATTGAAAGATCATCATGGAGGTGGAAGGGGAGGAGGGAAGGCAAGCAAGTGTTCTCAGATAGCCACTGGTGCCATTAGTGCTGTTGTCTCTGCCATCCTGGGAGATCCCACTGCTATAATAGCTGCAGCTGTTGGGGCTTTGCTATTCAAGTAGCTAGAAGGGAAAGTAGCTTGAATATGCTACATAcgcatatacatatatattcagTTCTCTTTGCTATCGCTTCCTTAATTAACTCCCTTATACGTAAATAAATGTGTGAATGCTTAATTGCACACATATATATAAGGAAATTGTTGTTGTCTTATAAGTTCGAATACCCATTACACCAATAAACTGGATGTAACTATTGTTCTCTCTCACGTAAGTATTGTTCGCTCTAAATCTAATATTGGactcttatgattttaaaatttatatgtaagATTAAGAAGAATCTATACATATAAAGCGTTAGGAATTTTTTCCCAATTTAATCAAATCAAGGATGTTAATATACATTTATGAAGAACTA contains the following coding sequences:
- the LOC100262332 gene encoding protein FAR1-RELATED SEQUENCE 9, with translation MSASRQRTLSGGGQIVLDYLKRMQAENPSFYYAVQGDNDHSAGNIFWADATSRMNYNYFGDAVTFDTTCRTNRYRVPLTAFTGLNHHGQPVLFGCALLFNESESSFVWLFQSWLNAMSGRAPVSITTDPDRFIQVAVSQVLPETRHRFSKWGIFRETQEKLAHIYQSHPTFEPEFQKCINETETIDEFESCWESLLERYYLMDNEWLQSMYNARQQWVPVYMRDTFFGEMHANKGNEGMSSFFDGYVNAATTIQMLIKQYEKAVASWHEKELKADYDTSNTTPVLKTPSPMEKQAANLYTRKIFIKFQAELVETLANPATKIDDSGTVTTYRVSKFGDDHKAHSVRFNAFEMKASCSCQMFEFSGIICRHILAVFRAKNVLTLPSQYILKRWTRNAKSGAVLDEQASELPSNSRESLTVRYNSLRQEAIKYVEEGAKSIHVYNVAMDALQEAVRKVAAAKNKGPGAAQGGTLANGGNQEMCAREENRTAPYQSVDEKEKKIRDLASELESTNQRCEVYRANLLAVLKDMEDQKLKLSVKVQNARLSLKE
- the LOC100257225 gene encoding protein VACUOLELESS GAMETOPHYTES, yielding MRIEVSHPIHPQHKLKPEYTEIPFNCDGCKEAGIGLKHRCQQCEFDLHKSCAVAPPTITHPFYKKCEFQFLHQPPGAALRICDACGKDVLGFVYHCKRCGFDLHPCCANLPQVLNDGERNLYLCLKLSNSCYCCGGKGPGWSYRSKCKTYNLHVSCVKKLLLENWQAMHLKVDSNKVRELQTRIPSLGGTLKDHHGGGRGGGKASKCSQIATGAISAVVSAILGDPTAIIAAAVGALLFK